A DNA window from Motacilla alba alba isolate MOTALB_02 chromosome 28, Motacilla_alba_V1.0_pri, whole genome shotgun sequence contains the following coding sequences:
- the USE1 gene encoding vesicle transport protein USE1 produces the protein MAPGAEASSGAAMAATRLELNLVRLLSRCEALAAERRDPEEWRLEKYVAALEDMLRELKKQSSKPAPELLNEYSRKVDFLKGLLEAEKLSSSTEKALANQFLAPGRTPTTAKERTPATKTVHLQTKARCTGQMRSELLGTDPLATDDSEELNIRKRKGLTSDEKQSAVELDAVLQHHQDMQEKLAEEMLSLARSLKNNTLAAQNVIKQDNQTLSHSLRMADQNFEKLKDESDRLEQHAKKSVNWLLWIMLIVVCFIFISMILFIRIFPKLK, from the exons ATGGCGCCCGGCGCTGAGGCGAGTTCCGGTGCCGCCATGGCCGCGACGCGGCTGGAGCTGAACTTGGTGCGGCTCCTGAGCCGGTGCGAGGCGCtggcggcggagcggcgggaCCCCGAGGAGTGGCGGCTGGAGAAG TATGTGGCTGCTCTGGAGGACATGCTCCGGGAGCTGAAGAAGCAGTCCAG CAAGCCAGCCCCTGAACTGCTGAATGAATACTCTCGTAAAGTGGACTTCCTAAAGGGACTCCTAGAAGCCGAAAAATTG TCTTCTTCAACAGAAAAGGCTCTGGCAAACCAGTTCCTGGCCCCTGGGCGCACCCCGACGACAGCCAAGGAGAGGACCCCGGCCACCAAAACCGTCCACCTGCAGACCAAGGCGCGCTGCACGGGCCAGATGAGGAGCGAGCTGCTTGGCACG GACCCCCTGGCTACTGATG attcTGAGGAGTTGAACATAAGGAAGCGAAA AGGCCTCACATCAGATGAGAAGCAGTCGGCAGTGGAGCtggatgctgtgctgcagcatcacCAGGACATGCAGGAGAAGCTGGCTGAGGAAATGCTCAGCTTGGCTCGCAGCCTCAAAAACAACACTCTGGCTGCCCAGAACGTGATCAAACAGGACAACCAG ACACTGTCACACTCCCTCAGGATGGCAGACCAGAACTTCGAGAAGCTCAAGGACGAATCCGACCGCCTGGAACAGCACGCCAAGAAATCTGTCAACTGGCTGCTGTGGATAATGCTAATTGTAGTTTGTTTTATATTCATCAGCATGATTCTCTTCATCAGGATTTTCCCCAAACTGAAATga